The proteins below come from a single Micromonospora citrea genomic window:
- a CDS encoding NmrA family NAD(P)-binding protein, protein MSDTYLVIGAGGTQGGAVARRLLRDGHRVRGFGRSTAGPSGVDWVRGDLADPAAVRAAFDGVTRASVTLPMEFEPAAVARHVDNIVAAADGLERLVYNTGNRIPVARTGVAAFESKRDAVEAFLSSGVPTIVLRPPVYLDNLAAPWARAALANGFLPYPLPEGHRVAWLAHDDLGALTAAAFDRDDLTGTAIDVGGRDAVTGPELAAAFASVLGREIRYVSVHADTYEEEMAPVLGAAVAAGVADTYRWLAAPEGIGLYEGDADKVEALFGVELTPLRTWIERNIRTERNAGAML, encoded by the coding sequence ATCGGTGCGGGCGGCACGCAGGGCGGAGCGGTCGCACGGCGACTGCTGAGAGACGGGCACCGCGTGCGCGGCTTCGGCCGGAGCACGGCGGGGCCGTCCGGTGTGGACTGGGTGCGCGGGGATCTCGCGGACCCCGCCGCCGTACGGGCCGCGTTCGACGGGGTGACGCGGGCCTCGGTGACGTTGCCCATGGAGTTCGAGCCGGCAGCGGTGGCCCGGCACGTGGACAACATCGTCGCGGCGGCCGATGGCCTGGAACGACTGGTGTACAACACTGGTAACCGCATCCCGGTGGCACGGACGGGCGTTGCGGCCTTCGAGTCGAAACGGGACGCGGTCGAGGCCTTCCTGTCGTCCGGCGTCCCGACCATCGTGCTGCGCCCACCCGTCTACCTGGACAACCTGGCCGCTCCCTGGGCACGGGCAGCCCTGGCCAACGGCTTCCTTCCCTACCCGCTTCCGGAGGGCCACCGGGTCGCCTGGCTGGCCCACGACGATCTCGGCGCCCTCACGGCCGCCGCGTTCGACCGCGACGACTTGACCGGAACGGCCATCGACGTGGGCGGAAGGGACGCGGTGACCGGCCCCGAACTGGCGGCCGCCTTCGCCTCCGTGCTCGGCCGGGAGATCCGGTACGTGTCGGTGCACGCCGACACGTACGAGGAAGAGATGGCACCCGTGCTCGGCGCGGCTGTCGCGGCGGGCGTGGCCGACACATACCGGTGGCTCGCCGCGCCCGAGGGCATCGGTCTCTACGAAGGCGACGCGGACAAGGTCGAAGCGCTCTTCGGCGTCGAACTGACACCTCTGCGCACCTGGATCGAGAGGAACATCAGGACCGAGCGGAACGCCGGGGCCATGCTGTGA
- a CDS encoding nuclear transport factor 2 family protein, whose amino-acid sequence MNGAVDEIVQHHRFIESWLRGEADPADVRSFLDMHTPDFTWYDPDGSLNTLPDMAPMMTEAHGAAPGLVLEIRDPRVLLNEDGMVVAAYEEHQRTPTSSNARRAVVIFTSAPDGRNGLRWRHLHETWIT is encoded by the coding sequence GTGAACGGCGCCGTCGACGAAATCGTCCAGCATCATCGTTTCATCGAGAGCTGGCTGCGCGGCGAGGCGGACCCGGCCGACGTCCGTTCCTTTCTCGACATGCACACGCCGGACTTCACGTGGTACGACCCGGACGGCTCACTCAATACCCTGCCCGACATGGCGCCGATGATGACAGAGGCCCACGGAGCCGCCCCGGGCCTCGTCCTGGAGATCCGCGACCCGCGCGTACTGCTGAACGAGGACGGGATGGTCGTGGCTGCCTACGAGGAGCATCAGCGGACGCCGACCTCGTCCAACGCCCGCCGAGCCGTGGTGATCTTCACCTCCGCGCCCGACGGCCGCAACGGCCTGCGCTGGCGTCACCTGCACGAAACCTGGATCACCTGA
- a CDS encoding TetR/AcrR family transcriptional regulator, with translation MAERQPDQTGRADRILDAARDLLLRWGYRRVTIDEIARHAGVGKGTVYLHWRSREQLFFAVGAREAVAMLSAVVAAMRDDPKEIALHRYMRRFFLEAMSRPVLRAIFTRDTDVLDRFLSSPARRPLQSAKLLASRDYLDVLADHGLLRPGLRPEDLDYTLPAVMFGFFGIDPFLSPEIEPGLPGRADRLADTLRHAFEPAKPPPPPRLAAAAPAVIEIFDRHTDDYRRAAYGASTDER, from the coding sequence ATGGCCGAGCGGCAGCCCGACCAGACCGGTCGCGCCGACCGGATCCTCGACGCGGCCAGGGATCTGCTGCTGCGCTGGGGCTACCGGCGGGTGACGATCGACGAGATCGCCCGGCACGCCGGCGTCGGCAAGGGCACCGTCTACCTGCACTGGCGCAGCCGTGAGCAGTTGTTCTTCGCCGTCGGCGCGCGGGAGGCCGTCGCGATGCTCTCGGCGGTGGTCGCCGCCATGCGGGACGATCCGAAGGAGATCGCGCTCCACCGGTACATGCGCCGGTTCTTCCTGGAGGCGATGTCGCGGCCGGTCCTGCGCGCGATCTTCACGCGGGACACCGACGTGCTGGACCGGTTCCTGTCCAGCCCCGCCCGCCGGCCGCTGCAGAGCGCCAAGCTGCTGGCCTCCCGCGACTACCTGGACGTCCTGGCCGACCACGGCCTGCTGCGCCCGGGCCTGCGGCCGGAGGACCTGGACTACACCCTGCCCGCGGTCATGTTCGGCTTCTTCGGCATCGACCCGTTCCTCTCCCCCGAGATCGAACCGGGGCTCCCGGGCAGAGCAGACCGGTTGGCCGACACGCTGCGCCACGCCTTCGAGCCGGCGAAGCCACCGCCGCCGCCCCGGCTCGCCGCCGCCGCCCCGGCGGTCATCGAGATCTTCGACCGGCACACCGACGACTACCGCCGCGCCGCCTACGGCGCGTCGACCGACGAGAGGTGA
- a CDS encoding VOC family protein, producing the protein MGDDIGGLHHVGLVAADMSAAVETYRRLGFTVPPPACPALPAAPGALARPVGAANTHVYLRRNFVEIVTPVGDGQPLPDDSRTIPIEVPDDRLPGLLAAVRGAAANLAACLDRFPGLHILIFDSPDIDRAARRLDAVGVGHGGVHAIQRPIETGDGTRMVPARYLEFDGDVPGAPSGRLPEGRLGIAENAPVDGEQRPTHANGAVDLVGCTLCVADDELPEAARRYETYLGRAARRAGPTATFDLDDATLTLVAASAVPGGPPALPGFAGYTIAVRDLTQTEDHLRAAGVPHARPRAGEIAVPASAALGATIAFRSQAH; encoded by the coding sequence ATGGGCGACGACATCGGCGGCCTGCACCACGTGGGCCTGGTCGCGGCGGACATGTCCGCGGCCGTCGAGACGTACCGTCGGCTCGGTTTCACGGTGCCACCGCCGGCGTGCCCGGCGCTGCCGGCCGCGCCGGGAGCCCTCGCCCGTCCGGTCGGCGCGGCGAACACCCACGTCTACCTGCGCCGCAACTTCGTCGAGATCGTGACCCCCGTCGGGGACGGCCAGCCGCTCCCGGACGATTCCCGGACGATTCCCATCGAGGTCCCCGACGACAGGCTGCCCGGGCTCCTCGCCGCCGTCCGCGGCGCCGCCGCGAACCTCGCCGCCTGCCTGGACCGGTTCCCCGGCCTGCACATCCTCATCTTCGACTCGCCGGACATCGACCGCGCCGCCCGTCGGCTCGACGCCGTCGGCGTCGGCCACGGCGGCGTGCACGCGATCCAGCGCCCGATCGAGACCGGCGACGGCACAAGGATGGTCCCCGCCCGCTACCTGGAGTTCGACGGCGACGTGCCGGGCGCGCCATCCGGGCGGCTGCCCGAGGGCAGGCTCGGCATCGCCGAGAACGCCCCGGTCGACGGGGAACAGCGGCCGACGCACGCCAACGGCGCGGTCGACCTGGTCGGATGCACGCTGTGCGTGGCGGACGACGAGTTGCCCGAGGCGGCTCGCCGCTACGAGACCTACCTGGGCCGCGCCGCCCGCCGCGCGGGCCCCACGGCGACCTTCGACCTCGACGACGCCACCCTCACCCTGGTCGCCGCCTCCGCGGTGCCGGGCGGGCCGCCGGCCCTGCCCGGCTTCGCCGGCTACACGATCGCCGTGCGCGACCTGACCCAGACCGAGGACCACCTGCGGGCAGCCGGGGTGCCGCACGCCAGGCCCCGCGCGGGCGAGATCGCCGTACCGGCCAGCGCGGCCCTCGGCGCCACCATCGCCTTCCGTTCCCAGGCCCACTGA
- a CDS encoding metalloregulator ArsR/SmtB family transcription factor: MDGLLTALADPVRWRLVELLAERPRPVGVLAQLAGARQPQTTKHLQTLERAGVVTSQRTGQRRVYALRPAALRDLATVLGRLADTAEQVDGPHATYERYGISLDAERLAAQESGWADGRSFRFRRPLAAGTEPVWRHLTEAALLARWWTPNDLRISELVFEARPGGRIVHEYRDAEDTDGSDPVAGRAEGSVEDVRPGERLAYRLSPQLPGGGVAFTAHVDLHLRPTDTGTDLDVHWRITDSTVDSADFIAGIEIGFGQSLDKLAAILAADPHATDAADRVGTDTRSTK; encoded by the coding sequence ATGGACGGACTCCTCACCGCGCTGGCCGACCCGGTCCGCTGGCGGCTCGTGGAACTGCTGGCCGAGCGCCCACGCCCGGTCGGCGTCCTCGCCCAGCTCGCCGGCGCACGCCAACCGCAGACGACCAAGCACCTGCAGACCCTCGAACGCGCCGGCGTGGTCACCTCACAACGCACCGGCCAGCGCCGCGTCTACGCGCTCCGCCCCGCCGCCCTGCGGGACCTGGCGACCGTGCTCGGCCGGCTCGCCGACACCGCGGAGCAGGTCGACGGCCCGCACGCGACCTACGAGCGCTACGGGATCAGCCTCGACGCGGAGCGGCTCGCCGCGCAGGAGTCGGGATGGGCCGACGGCCGCTCGTTCCGGTTCCGCAGGCCGCTGGCCGCCGGCACCGAGCCGGTGTGGCGTCACCTCACCGAGGCCGCCCTGCTCGCTCGCTGGTGGACGCCCAACGACCTGCGCATCTCCGAGCTCGTATTCGAGGCGCGGCCGGGCGGGCGGATCGTCCACGAATACCGCGACGCCGAGGACACCGACGGCTCCGACCCGGTCGCCGGGCGCGCGGAGGGATCCGTCGAGGACGTCCGCCCCGGCGAGCGCCTCGCCTACCGGCTGTCGCCCCAGCTTCCCGGCGGCGGTGTCGCCTTCACCGCCCACGTCGACCTCCACCTCCGGCCCACCGACACCGGCACGGACCTCGACGTGCACTGGCGGATCACCGACAGCACCGTCGACTCCGCCGACTTCATCGCCGGCATCGAGATCGGCTTCGGCCAGAGCCTCGACAAGCTCGCGGCGATCCTCGCCGCGGACCCGCACGCCACCGACGCCGCCGACCGCGTCGGCACCGACACAAGGAGCACGAAGTGA
- a CDS encoding dihydrofolate reductase family protein, whose translation MTEQTTGRRVVTNIALSLDGHYAGPRDPQDMSWVMPYAHTDVARDHLTSLWEPATTALLGRVNAEGFLSFWPTVIGMAGADPRDVGFAKWLVDTDKVVLSATLGEAPWERTTIVDKPTAEAVAELRATEGGDILVLASASVIKALLAADMVDRLAMTVFPVFLGGGPRLFDDGLPSGRWELVSQTAGEHGTLALVYDRVR comes from the coding sequence GTGACCGAGCAGACCACCGGCCGCCGGGTCGTCACCAACATCGCCCTCTCCCTCGACGGCCACTACGCCGGGCCGCGCGACCCGCAGGACATGAGCTGGGTGATGCCGTACGCCCACACCGACGTGGCCCGCGACCACCTGACCAGCCTCTGGGAGCCGGCTACGACGGCCCTGCTCGGGCGGGTCAACGCCGAGGGCTTCCTCAGCTTCTGGCCCACCGTCATCGGCATGGCCGGGGCAGATCCGCGCGACGTCGGCTTCGCGAAGTGGCTCGTCGACACCGACAAGGTGGTCCTCTCCGCCACCCTCGGCGAGGCGCCGTGGGAGCGCACGACGATCGTCGACAAGCCGACCGCCGAAGCGGTCGCGGAACTCCGGGCGACCGAGGGCGGCGACATCCTCGTACTCGCCAGCGCGAGCGTCATCAAGGCGCTGCTGGCGGCCGACATGGTCGATCGGCTGGCGATGACGGTCTTCCCGGTCTTCCTCGGCGGCGGGCCGCGCCTCTTCGACGACGGCCTGCCCTCGGGCCGGTGGGAGCTCGTCAGCCAGACCGCGGGCGAGCACGGCACGCTGGCACTCGTCTACGACCGGGTGCGCTGA
- a CDS encoding NAD(P)H-binding protein yields the protein MIVVTGATGNVGRSLLKNLAGTAAVTAVSRGQLPVDVPEGVRHRRADLAEPETLRPAVAGAHALFLLVAGAGAHLDVDQILQVSRAGGVERVVLLSSQAAGTRPESVSHAPLRDIERAVENSGLAWTILRPGGFASNAYAWAESVRARRTVAAPFGDVGLPVVDPDDIAGVAATVLRDAAHAGRRYELTGPALSTPRQRAADLAAALGEPIEFVEQSRDEARAQMLRFMPEPVVDGTLSILGEPTPAEQRVSPHVQQLLGRPARTFAHWIERNVDAFR from the coding sequence ATGATCGTCGTGACAGGAGCCACGGGCAACGTGGGTCGTTCGCTGCTGAAGAACCTCGCGGGCACCGCCGCCGTGACGGCGGTGTCGCGCGGGCAACTGCCCGTCGACGTGCCGGAGGGCGTACGTCACCGGCGGGCCGACCTGGCGGAACCGGAAACCCTCCGGCCAGCGGTGGCCGGGGCCCACGCGCTGTTCCTCCTCGTCGCCGGCGCCGGCGCCCACCTGGACGTCGACCAGATCCTCCAGGTGAGCCGCGCCGGCGGGGTCGAACGGGTGGTGCTGTTGTCGTCGCAGGCGGCCGGAACCCGCCCGGAGTCGGTGTCGCACGCACCGCTGCGCGACATCGAGCGGGCGGTCGAGAACTCAGGTCTGGCCTGGACGATCCTGCGGCCCGGAGGGTTCGCCTCCAACGCGTACGCGTGGGCCGAGTCGGTCCGCGCCCGCAGGACCGTCGCCGCGCCGTTCGGCGACGTGGGCCTGCCGGTCGTCGACCCGGACGACATCGCCGGTGTGGCCGCCACCGTCCTGCGGGACGCCGCGCACGCCGGCCGCCGCTACGAGCTGACCGGACCCGCCCTCAGCACGCCCCGGCAGCGCGCCGCCGACCTCGCCGCCGCGCTCGGCGAACCGATCGAGTTCGTCGAGCAGTCGCGTGACGAGGCGCGCGCACAGATGCTGCGGTTCATGCCCGAGCCGGTCGTCGACGGCACGCTGTCCATCCTCGGCGAACCGACGCCGGCGGAGCAGCGCGTCAGCCCGCACGTCCAGCAGTTGCTCGGCCGGCCCGCGCGCACCTTCGCGCACTGGATTGAGCGGAACGTCGACGCGTTCCGCTGA
- a CDS encoding winged helix-turn-helix transcriptional regulator — MPQTQATWQPPISGDPEQACPIAPVVDIVFSRWTTPILWALHTYGRQRFVELERRLTTITPKVLTQRLRQLERDGLVARTYHPEVPPRVEYEITELGSSLAPLFAHLAEWASTHLEQVERSRHAYDTDRATGAAETATAVRRAGPA, encoded by the coding sequence ATGCCCCAGACCCAGGCGACGTGGCAGCCCCCGATCTCCGGCGACCCGGAGCAGGCCTGCCCGATCGCCCCCGTCGTGGACATCGTGTTCAGCCGGTGGACGACCCCGATCCTGTGGGCGCTGCACACCTACGGCCGGCAGCGGTTCGTCGAGCTGGAACGCCGACTGACCACGATCACCCCGAAGGTGCTCACCCAGCGGCTGCGGCAGCTCGAACGCGACGGCCTCGTCGCGCGCACCTACCATCCCGAGGTCCCACCGAGGGTCGAATACGAGATCACCGAGCTCGGGTCCAGCCTCGCTCCCCTCTTCGCCCACCTCGCGGAGTGGGCCAGCACCCACCTGGAGCAGGTCGAGCGGTCCCGGCACGCCTATGACACCGACCGGGCGACGGGGGCTGCCGAGACCGCCACGGCGGTGCGCCGCGCCGGGCCGGCCTGA
- a CDS encoding Imm1 family immunity protein: MTTGCGREMDWIDDQIEAARRSGASSLDLSGRSLDTLPESLGGLTTLTRLILVGNELSSLPEWLGDLTALTELGLGGNRLTVLPESLGNLSALTWLGLSGNRLSVLPESLGGLTALTWLDLADNQLTTLPEWLGSLAALTRLDLTGNQLTTLPESLGGLTALTRLHLTDNQLIELPESLGSLAALTRLDLAGNRLTVLPDWLRDPTAREQPVDASVQAWIDGTRTTVAGAADLDAVLDRVPSSGLSLVSEDGVRSLHITLAGDQSGLVWEDEDEVMLGWGPVPPGAPPGLTAGDAEYAFADPWFTADGADPFEITEGQARQAGHEFLRTGRRPTNVQWVDKP; encoded by the coding sequence ATGACGACGGGATGTGGGCGTGAGATGGACTGGATCGACGACCAGATCGAGGCGGCACGGCGCAGTGGCGCCTCGTCGTTGGATCTGTCCGGGCGCTCGTTGGACACCCTGCCGGAGTCACTGGGCGGCCTGACGACCCTCACCCGGCTGATCCTGGTCGGCAATGAGCTGTCCTCGCTACCGGAATGGCTTGGTGACCTGACCGCCCTCACCGAGCTGGGCCTGGGCGGCAACCGGCTCACCGTGCTGCCGGAGTCGCTCGGTAACCTGAGCGCCCTGACCTGGCTGGGCCTTTCCGGTAACCGGCTGTCGGTGCTGCCGGAGTCGCTGGGTGGCCTGACGGCGCTCACCTGGCTGGACCTGGCCGACAACCAGCTCACCACGCTGCCGGAATGGCTGGGGAGCCTCGCCGCGCTGACCCGGCTGGACCTGACCGGCAACCAGCTCACCACGCTGCCCGAGTCGCTGGGTGGCCTGACCGCTCTCACCCGGCTGCACCTGACCGACAACCAGCTCATCGAGTTGCCGGAGTCACTGGGCTCCCTGGCCGCACTCACTCGGCTGGATCTGGCCGGTAACCGGCTCACCGTACTGCCCGACTGGTTGCGCGACCCCACGGCTCGCGAGCAGCCGGTGGACGCGTCCGTGCAGGCGTGGATCGATGGCACCCGCACCACCGTGGCCGGCGCCGCCGACCTCGACGCCGTGCTCGACCGCGTACCCTCCAGCGGCCTGTCGCTGGTCAGCGAGGACGGCGTCCGGTCCCTGCACATCACCCTTGCCGGGGACCAGTCCGGGCTGGTGTGGGAGGACGAGGACGAGGTGATGCTCGGCTGGGGGCCGGTACCGCCCGGCGCCCCACCCGGCCTGACAGCCGGCGACGCCGAATACGCGTTCGCCGACCCGTGGTTCACCGCCGACGGCGCCGACCCCTTCGAGATCACGGAGGGACAGGCCCGCCAGGCAGGCCACGAATTCCTGCGGACCGGCCGTCGGCCCACCAACGTCCAGTGGGTCGACAAGCCATAG
- a CDS encoding FAD-dependent monooxygenase: protein METDVIIVGAGPAGLMLAGELRLAGVRTLVLERHPRPRDIPKASGLGGRILDLLRYRGILERFEEASSNPHVAPRFPFGSMHLDFTHLADPPMRAMPIPQHEVERLLEERARELGADVRRGHDVVGVTQDDATVTAHVRGPDGPARATARYLVGCDGGRSRIRDLAGIAFPGTTYPEVNRLGQVTVPDSVRVLDNGDIDVPGLGRIRAGFTRTDRGVFAFAVASGVLSLQTTEDETTEYDDDEPLTLTELADSARRVLGADLPLGEPIRLSRYTYKDRQAERYRHGRILLAGDAAHLFPATGTALNVGMLDSVNLAWKLGADVHGWAPAGLLDTYHDERHLAGARAQLQTRAQAALRRGHDPAAEALRQVFQELVVDEPALRRMGALLAHADIRYPTQGAGQHALVGTFAPDLTLHTDQGVTSVAELMHAARPVLLDLADRADLRRTARDWQPRVDIRTAKADNRPADALLIRPDAHIAWVATLDEPVAAAEPNLRAALSRWFGTPPTTTVPVLQPGS from the coding sequence ATGGAAACCGACGTGATCATCGTGGGTGCCGGTCCGGCCGGCCTCATGCTGGCCGGAGAACTGCGCCTGGCCGGAGTCCGGACGCTCGTGCTCGAGCGGCACCCGCGGCCGCGGGACATCCCGAAGGCGAGTGGCCTCGGCGGGCGGATCCTGGACCTGCTGCGCTACCGGGGCATCCTGGAGCGATTCGAGGAGGCCAGCAGCAACCCCCATGTGGCCCCCCGATTTCCGTTCGGCAGTATGCATCTGGACTTCACGCACCTGGCGGATCCGCCGATGCGGGCGATGCCAATACCGCAGCACGAGGTCGAGCGACTGCTCGAGGAGCGCGCGCGTGAACTCGGCGCCGACGTCCGCCGCGGACACGACGTGGTCGGGGTGACCCAGGACGACGCCACGGTGACCGCGCATGTGCGGGGACCGGACGGGCCGGCCCGAGCGACCGCCCGATACCTGGTCGGTTGCGACGGTGGGCGCAGCCGAATCCGCGATCTCGCGGGCATCGCGTTCCCCGGCACCACCTACCCGGAGGTCAACAGGTTGGGCCAGGTCACCGTGCCTGACTCGGTGAGAGTGCTCGACAACGGCGACATCGACGTCCCTGGGCTGGGCAGGATCCGCGCGGGTTTCACGCGGACGGACCGCGGTGTGTTCGCGTTCGCGGTCGCCTCCGGGGTCCTGTCCCTGCAGACCACCGAAGACGAAACGACCGAGTACGACGACGACGAGCCGCTGACCCTGACCGAGCTGGCGGACAGCGCTCGCCGTGTGCTCGGCGCGGATCTCCCCCTCGGGGAACCCATCCGGCTGTCGCGCTACACCTACAAGGATCGGCAGGCCGAGCGGTACCGCCACGGGCGGATCCTGCTGGCCGGCGACGCGGCTCACCTGTTCCCCGCCACCGGCACGGCGCTCAACGTCGGCATGCTCGACTCGGTCAACCTCGCCTGGAAGCTGGGCGCCGACGTCCACGGCTGGGCCCCGGCCGGCCTGCTGGACACGTACCACGACGAGCGCCACCTCGCCGGCGCACGTGCGCAGCTGCAAACCCGAGCCCAGGCAGCCCTGAGGCGCGGACACGACCCGGCCGCCGAGGCGCTCCGGCAGGTCTTCCAGGAACTGGTCGTCGACGAGCCGGCACTGCGCCGGATGGGAGCACTCCTCGCCCACGCCGACATCCGTTATCCGACGCAGGGCGCCGGCCAGCACGCCCTGGTCGGCACCTTCGCACCCGACCTGACCCTGCACACCGACCAGGGCGTCACCAGCGTCGCGGAACTCATGCACGCGGCCCGGCCCGTCCTCCTCGACCTGGCCGACCGCGCGGACCTGCGCCGGACCGCCCGGGACTGGCAGCCGCGCGTCGACATCCGCACCGCGAAGGCCGACAACCGACCAGCCGACGCCCTGCTGATCCGTCCCGACGCGCACATCGCCTGGGTCGCAACGCTCGACGAACCCGTCGCCGCCGCCGAACCCAATCTGCGAGCAGCACTCTCCCGCTGGTTCGGCACACCCCCGACGACCACGGTCCCCGTCCTCCAACCGGGCTCATGA
- a CDS encoding SDR family oxidoreductase: MTTSGSATSRVWLITGASRGLGRAFTEAALAAGDRVVGAARDVSPLDDLAARHPGRLLALRLDVTDRAAVFDVVARAVQHFGRLDIVVNNAGALYAGMVEEFTEAEARAQLDLNFFGALWVSQAVLPHLRAQGSGHLVQISSIGALGGFPSTGLYSASKFALEGMSEALAAEAARFGVKVTIVQPGGYWTDLYTSSRATTPNPAYDALREELARQWAEGSVDSEPRLAAEAVMKLVASDDPPLRLLLGSMVYDVAFDISKRRMETWAAWEEVSRAAEKAIPAPITEPA, translated from the coding sequence ATGACAACGTCAGGCAGCGCAACTTCCCGGGTCTGGTTGATCACCGGAGCGAGTCGTGGCCTTGGCCGCGCGTTCACCGAGGCCGCGCTCGCCGCCGGTGACCGTGTGGTCGGCGCGGCCCGCGACGTCTCGCCGCTCGACGACCTCGCCGCCCGGCATCCCGGCCGGCTGCTGGCGCTGCGCCTCGACGTCACCGACCGCGCGGCGGTCTTCGACGTCGTCGCCCGGGCGGTCCAGCACTTCGGCCGGCTCGACATCGTCGTGAACAACGCGGGCGCGCTGTATGCCGGGATGGTGGAGGAGTTCACCGAGGCCGAGGCCCGCGCCCAGTTGGACCTCAACTTCTTCGGCGCGCTCTGGGTCAGCCAGGCCGTCCTGCCGCACCTGCGGGCCCAGGGCAGCGGGCACCTGGTGCAGATCTCCAGCATCGGCGCGCTCGGCGGGTTCCCCAGCACGGGGCTCTACAGCGCGAGCAAGTTCGCCCTGGAGGGCATGAGCGAGGCGCTGGCCGCGGAGGCCGCCCGCTTCGGCGTCAAGGTCACCATCGTCCAGCCGGGCGGCTACTGGACGGACCTCTACACCAGCAGCAGGGCGACCACCCCGAACCCGGCCTACGACGCCCTGCGCGAGGAACTGGCCAGGCAGTGGGCGGAGGGGTCGGTCGACAGCGAGCCGCGGCTGGCCGCCGAGGCCGTGATGAAGCTGGTCGCCAGCGACGACCCGCCGCTGCGGCTCCTGCTGGGCAGCATGGTCTACGACGTCGCCTTCGACATCTCGAAGCGGCGCATGGAGACCTGGGCGGCCTGGGAAGAGGTGAGCCGCGCCGCCGAGAAGGCGATCCCGGCGCCGATCACCGAGCCGGCGTGA
- a CDS encoding LysR family transcriptional regulator, protein MELRDIETFLVLAEELHFGRTAQRLHVSTARVSQAIKRQERQIGGLLFDRSTRTVRLSPLGEQLRNDLRPVYADLQESIERARRVARGVTGALRVGMIPFNTYDLRPCWDTFRRQHPQWSLHIRRASFVDPFAALRSGEHDILVAWLPIDEPDLTVGPVLFSDRRILAVSADHELARRPSVSLEALADFPNGMGQRLPDYWEDAYLPFRSPRGQVIERGALVTNSDDLIHLVSLGDTVQVFPIHVTDHWAMPDVRWLPITDLPRLNYALVWRTETEIIRAMARIVADLGPLLR, encoded by the coding sequence GTGGAGCTGCGGGACATCGAGACCTTCCTGGTACTCGCCGAAGAGCTGCATTTCGGGCGAACTGCCCAGCGGCTGCATGTCAGCACGGCTCGGGTCAGCCAAGCCATCAAGCGACAGGAACGGCAGATCGGTGGTCTGCTGTTCGACCGCTCCACCCGTACCGTACGGCTGAGCCCGCTCGGCGAGCAGCTGCGCAACGATCTGCGACCCGTCTACGCCGACCTGCAGGAGAGCATCGAGAGGGCCCGGCGGGTCGCCCGAGGTGTCACCGGTGCGCTCCGCGTGGGAATGATCCCCTTCAACACGTACGACCTGCGCCCGTGTTGGGACACGTTTCGCCGTCAGCATCCGCAGTGGTCGTTGCACATCCGTCGAGCCTCGTTCGTTGACCCGTTCGCCGCTCTGCGCTCCGGCGAGCACGACATCCTCGTCGCGTGGCTGCCCATCGACGAACCTGACCTCACGGTGGGGCCGGTCCTGTTCAGCGACCGGCGGATCTTGGCGGTCTCAGCCGATCACGAGCTGGCCCGACGACCGTCCGTGTCGCTGGAGGCGCTCGCCGACTTCCCGAACGGGATGGGCCAACGCCTGCCGGACTACTGGGAGGACGCGTACCTGCCGTTCCGGAGCCCACGCGGCCAGGTGATCGAGCGCGGCGCATTGGTCACCAACAGCGACGACCTCATCCACCTCGTCTCCCTCGGCGACACGGTCCAGGTATTCCCCATCCATGTCACCGACCACTGGGCCATGCCGGACGTGCGGTGGCTGCCCATCACCGACCTGCCCCGCCTGAACTACGCCCTGGTCTGGCGCACCGAGACCGAGATCATCCGGGCGATGGCCCGGATCGTCGCCGATCTGGGCCCGCTGCTGCGCTAG
- a CDS encoding RidA family protein yields MADIELTTPPTLPQTNGYSHVATIGPGHRLVWTSGQVPIAADGTAAPAGDWEAQTRQAMQNIGAALTAAGATWDDVFKLTFYVVDTTALATVRTVRDEFINVERPPTSSLVQVAGLIRPDLLIEVEAVAAIADR; encoded by the coding sequence ATGGCCGACATCGAACTCACGACGCCGCCGACGCTTCCGCAGACCAACGGATACAGCCACGTGGCCACCATCGGTCCCGGCCATCGGCTCGTCTGGACGTCGGGTCAGGTGCCCATCGCCGCCGACGGCACCGCGGCGCCCGCCGGCGACTGGGAGGCCCAGACACGCCAGGCCATGCAGAACATCGGGGCCGCCCTGACCGCCGCGGGCGCGACGTGGGACGACGTCTTCAAGCTGACCTTCTACGTCGTCGACACCACCGCGCTGGCGACCGTACGCACGGTGCGGGACGAGTTCATCAACGTCGAACGGCCGCCGACCAGCTCACTCGTCCAGGTGGCAGGTCTGATCCGACCGGATCTGCTGATCGAGGTCGAGGCGGTCGCGGCGATCGCCGACCGCTGA